The window AAGCCCAAAATCACCCAGAATCAAAGGGTACAAGCAAACCCTAACAGGTCGCCTATATCGCCTGAGGAGGAGAGAAGGTGACCGGTAGAGCAAAAATTTTtaaacctccccccccccccccccccccccgcccctccGCCCCGATTTAAATCAATTAAGAACTAAATACATATATTactaaataaataagaaaatatttgggcttattaaaatttaaaactcgaaAATTTAAATTATTAGCTTTAAAACAagtctaatattgatatagttccgcagaatatttaaaaatgtgaaaaactaCGGTAAAAATGAGTagtaattcatacgtcattttaaCTAACAATTTTTCCCAAATTAGACAGAGCAGGATACACATCCtcttttcaaatcaaatttgTGAGAATAAATAGctcataattttcttataattgtgaatttttgtgaaattgtaataaaatgtcaatttttcaattttctcggAATTTTTGAAATTCTAAAATTGAAAGGAAATATCTTTACTCCATTTTTTACTCGGAAAATTTGAAACTCAAAATTCAAagtttatgaggtgaaaattaggtgtcaacaatgatCCCTTAGATTTTGATCATTTTCATTATGGCTTAGCgattgcgttttttttttttttttttttgctgaatattttagtacaatgtcatcagtcatctcacattttgtgatATTTAGAAATTCCTTAATtagatagttgtatcttactaggactaaagaaatactTTGAAgcacaagttatatgttttgtatgaataCTTTACCGGAAAAAAACTCGAAAAAATCGAAAATCCCGAAGTTGAAAAACCCAacttttattggtttgatttgattttaaaatttaaatttatttgaaaaatccgaaccaatTCGGTCATGTACATCCCTAGCAGGGGCATAGCGAAGTGGAGGGATGTGGATTCACTCGCAACCATGCTCACCCATAAACCATATACAGTTATATGATTTGAAACTATttaaatatataatatatgtttACACCTAAGCTCATAGAAtccaataataacaataattatTGGGTGCAGTTCTACAAGTTAGATTAAAAGACGTCCTTTTAAATTAAgtaattctttttatttatttctttatttGATTTATTCTTTCAAAATCACCAAGCTTTCTATTAATATTATATGTGAAAAGTACTAAACCTACAGATGAATTGAATCTTACTTTAAAAATATCATGGGTTCAATGGTAACAATATAAAGGTTGTAGCCCATTATTGAGAGTATCTATTTACTTGTACCAGCTTAGTTACTTGTACTTTACTGCTTACACAGGGCACTAGTTTAGTTCATTAGCTTAGATGTTAATCTAGTCAATAGCTTAGATATTTAGTTGAGAGAGGCGGTCGGTTAGTTACTGAGCATACCATACAGCTCATGACAGTTGTACACAATATACCTTGTACATATATGGCTCATTTGTAATTAGCAGAATAATCAATTCAGTTTTTCATCTTCACAAACTACTGTTCTCATTTCTCCATCGTTGTTCATCATTCCTTACTCGTTCAATGGAGTTTTTTTAGGTTTATCACACACAAATATGGTATCAGAGCGGAGGTCGATTCCCGCACATTTCTTTGCAATTTCTCAATCCAATTGAAGGTTTTGCTGTTGAAATGATCAATTTCTCAATTGCATGTGGAGTTTTTGCACAGTTCAATACGATTAGGGTATTTCTAAGAAGAGATTAAAGTTCGATTGCTTCGATCGATCACAAGTACGGTTAGATTTTCCTTTCCCAAAGTTTACTTTGCAAATCTATGTTCTTGCTTGAAACAACTTGAAAATATCAATGGCAGTTGAAAATAATAAACAAACAACATCAAATGTTAATAGTAGTGAGGCGAGTCAACTCACAGATGACTCAAATAACTTTTTCTAGATGTATTCATCTGATAACCCTGGTATGACCTTACTGTCAGTCCCTTTTGATAGAACTGGGTTTCGTTCGTAGAGGAGAAGTATTTTGCGAGCtctatttgtgaaaaaaaaaactaggatTCATAATTGGAGAATGTAAAAGACATGATGAAAGTTCACCACAATTCCGCTTATGGCAGAGGTGTGATGATATAGTCACAGCCTAGATATTGAATTCTTTGTCTAAGGAGATAGCTGATAGCGTAGAGTATGTTACTGATGCAGTTGAGTTGTGGAGAGAATTAGAAGATCAATATGATCAAACTAATGGAGCAAAATTGTATGAGATACAAAAGGAAATAAATGACTTGTCACAAGGATCACTGGATATCACCATCTACTACACTAGAATGAAGAAGTTGTGGGAAGAGTTGAGCTATCTCACAGTCAAAACTCATTGTAGCTGCCAGTGCAATTGTGGTGCAAAGGAGAACATGCATAAGGTTGAACAGGATAGGGGGTTAATTCAATTCCTCATGGGATTGAATGAGGTATATACTGTGATCAGAGGGAGTATTCTCTAATGTTGAATCCTCTACCTTCAATGGCTCAGGCATTCTTTATATTAATTCAAGAAGAGAAACAGAGAGAGTTCAGACCTCAAAATCGTATGGTGTTGGAATCTGCTTCACTACACGCTAAATCATATAGCAACAAGAGCAACAATAATCATTCAGGTCCAAGTACTTCTGGAACCAGAAACTTCAGAACAAATTATGCAGGCAACAACTATGCAGGCAATTCAAGTGGAACTAGGCCTTTTTGTGATTATTGCAAAAGGCCAGGCTATACAAGGGATAAATGTTACAAACTTCATGGATATCCAAACAACAATTCACATCCTAGCAGTTCTCATAGGAACAATAGTCACCGGAATACTAATCCCACATTTCAGCATCAGAATTACTCACAGCAACACAACAATAACCAAGCTTCTAGGTACAACAAAGGGAAAAGGATTGCAGCTAATGTTCATGGAATGTCTACAGATGTGTTGTCCCATCATAGAGAGGAACCAAGAGACCAAGAGGATGTGAGTCTTACCATGAATCATGCAAATCATGCACCAAACATCACCAAAGAACAGTATGGACAACTTATGAGTCTTCTTCAGCAGTTTTAATCTGGCAACATGATGGATAACACAAATGTTGCAGGCATAAACAATGGATCAGTCAACTTTGCAGGTATTGTAGTATGCACTTTCTCTATTGATTTTGACAAACCTTCATGTAAATGCTTTGAGACAAGAACTATCTTATGGATAATAGACTCTGGGGCATCTAATCATATGACCTTTGTTAGAAATTCCCTGTCCAATATTCAAATTTGCCCTATCCCATCCTAGTTTCCCTACCTAATGGCTACAAAGTCAAAGTCCTTGAGTTTTGGTGATATGGCTATTACTCCCAAGATCATATTACATAAAGTGCTATTCATACCATCTTTTAAGTATAATCTCATTTCTGTTCACTCTTTGTCTAGTCATCTGAAATGCATGGTATTGTTCACTGATACATTATGTTTATTATAGGCCCCTTCAATGAAGAGGCCTCAGGTGATTGGTAAGAGCAAAGATGGGCTCTACTTTCTCTGCAAAAACTGCCTGACAATGGGGAATGATCTCACTATCAACAAACCTTCTGCTTGTTGTGCTTTGCCTAGTATTGGTTTATATTCTTATAGTAAGAGTCATAGTGACAATGGTCTGAGTTAATTCCCAGTGTTGAGTCTTCTTTGCAGTCTAAACATAGCATGGAAAATGATATTGTCTATAGCATTAATTCTCATTATTCCTCTCCTCATGTAAATGTTCCATCTCTCATTAATAAGACTGGCATGTTATCTAATTTTTCTTCTCTTGTGACATCTAAGAACTGTGATGATTTACTGTGGCACAATAGATTAGGCCATGTGCCTTTTGCCAAAATGAAGAGCATAACCAATATACTTGCTAAGTTCTCACCAAATCAATCTTTCTTCTGTCCCATATGCCCTATGGAAAGACGATCCATGTTGCCATTTCCCTTGAGCACAACTCACACCACACAGATTTTTGACCCCATCCATGTTGACCTATGGGGACCCTACCATGTTCCAACACATGATAATTACAAATATTTCCTCACATTAGTCGATGATTATAGTAGATCTACATGGACTCATTTACTAGCAATGCCTTGCAAATTCTCAAGGCCTTCATCAGTTTGGTTGAGACATAATTTCAAACCTTTGTTAAACACATTAGGTCAGATAATGGCCTGGAATTCACTAGCAATGAAGCCAATCAGTTATTTGAATCAAAAGGCATCATCCACCAGAAAAGTTATCCCTATACACCCCAGCAAAACAGTGTTGTTGAgaggaaacataaatacttgctAGAAACTGCTAGAGCTTTGCTTTATCAATTTAAACCACCCTTAAAGTATTGGGATGAATGTGTGCTAACAACCACTCATATTATCAATAGGCTACCTACAACATATCTGAAAAACCAGTGTCGTCATGAACTTTTATACAACAAGAAACCAACTTACTCACACCCAAAGGCATTTGGCTGCCAATGTTATCCAACATTGCCCAAAGTCCATAGACACAAATTTGAACCAAAGACTACTCCACACATATTTGTTGGGTATCCTTTTGGAACTAAGGGATACAAGGTTCTAAGTCTAACCACAAGAAAGATTCTGGTCTCCTTGGGATGTCACCTTCTGTGagaatatttttcctttttatttgttGTCTAATTCTAGTTCAAGTTCTTTTCCTTCAATATTAAAATCTGTTTTTAGTCCTTTTATTTTTAATGGCACCTTTGAAGATGGTAACATTCATGACTTAGTTAATTATCCTTCAAGGGGTGTAGCTATGGAACCTACTCTTTCACCTACCTCATCTACCTCACCACATATCCAGTCACCTGAAACATCACCATTAATCTCATCTCCACATTCTTCCATATCGACAACAACACCCTTGCCTTCACTACAGTCTTATCCTGATATTCATCAGTTCCTATCACCTCCACAACAGCCAATCATCACTTCACATCAACCAGTAGTCACTAGAACATCTCTTAGGATGCACAAGACACCACATCATCTGAAAGACTTTATTTGTCCCACCTTGAAACCAACAACCTCCACCAATAAGCAGAATTCTACAACACTTGATACTGCTAAATCACATCTTGTCCTCAATGCCCTTTTCTCCAAACACACCATCATTTCTCCCACTGCCTTGACAACCAACAGTCAGTTATTAGTGAACATTATTTGCCATGATAGTGAGCCAAACTCTTTTGAGGAGGCTGCTCTACATCCTGCTTGGCAAGATGCCATGAATAAGGAGTTTGAAGCACTGTATGCTAATAATACATGGGATTTAGTTCCATTACCAAAAGGAAAACGAGCAATTGATTGTAGGTGGATTTATAAAATTAAACAGTTGATGGAAGTGTTGAAAGGTTCAAAGCTAGACTAGTGATTAAAGGTTACACATAACAGGCTGGGGTGGACTATACAGAAACTTATTCCCCAGTGGTCAAAATGACCACTGTTAGGTCACTCATTGCAATAGTAGTCAAGAAGCACTGGTCACTATCACAATTAGATTTTAATAATGTTTTTCTCCATGGAGACTTGCATGAGGAAGTGTTCATGATTGTTCCCCCAGGGCTAGAAGTACATCAATCAGGTGTTGCTGGCAACCTCAACAAGTCCCtttatggcttgaaacaggcCAGCAGGCAGTGGTATGCCAAACTGACAAAAACATTGTCATCCAGGGGCTATCAACACTCTTTACATGATTACTCCTTATTTTATTGGAAAAATGGTCCACTAATGGTGTTCTTGGCAGTATATGTAGATAATATAATACTTATAGGCATAGACACTGATGAAATTGAGCAGTTGAAGAACTTTCTCCAtgacaagttcaagatcaaggaCCTTGGAAGGCTGCACTATTTCTTAGGCTTGGAAGTATTGTATACAAGTGATGGTGCTCTCAtttctcaaagaaaatttgtCATAGATATGCTGAAGGAGTATGATTGTTTTAACTACAAGTGTGTGAGCTCTCCTCTTAATCCAAACGTAAAACTAAGGGCCAAGGAAGGGGCTCCTCTGTCTGATCCTACTTGTTACAGGAAATTGGTGGGGAAGCTAAATTTTCTCACCAATACTAGACTGGATATAGCTTTTAGTGTGCAACATTTAAGCCAATACATGCAAGTTCCAAGAGAACCTCACATGCAAGCTTCTATACACATATTGAGGTACCTTGAAACAAGATCCCACCTTGGGCATCTTCAAGTCTCAGTCATCAGATTTCACTGTAAGGGCCTACTGTGACTCAGATAGGGTAGCATGCCCAGACTCTAGAAGATATGTGAGTGGGTTTTTGCTTTTATTGGGTGATAGTCCTGTGAGTTGGAACTCTAAGAAACAAGAGACCATTTCACTCTCATCTGCAGAAGCAGAGTGTAGATCACTAAGGAAGGTTGTTGGTGAGTTGGTGTGGTTGTAAAGACTTTTTGCCGAGCTGACTATTCATTGTTCCTTAACCattgttgtatattgtgacggtCAGTCTGCACTTCACATTGCAAGGAATCTTGTATTCCATGAGCGTACCAAACATATAGAAGTGGACTACCATTTTGTCAGGGACAAGCTACAAGAAGGGCTCATTTCCCTTCACCACATTTCCACCGCAGATCAACTGGCTGACAACTAAATTCCTCATTGAGTCAAACACGCTGCAgtcttgaacaagttgtcaatgCAATCCTCACCTCCAACTTGAGGGTAGGTATTGAGAGTATCTATTTACTTATACTAGCTTAGTTACTTGCACTTTACTGCTTACACAGTGTACTAGTTTAGTTCATTAGCTTAACTGTTAATCTAGTCACTAGCTTAGATATTTAGTTGAGGGATGCGGTCGGTTAGTTATTGAGTAGACCATACAGCTCATGATAGTTGTACAAAATACACCTTGTATATATATGGCTCATTTGTAATTAGCAGAATAATCAATTCAGTTTTTCATCTTCACAAACTACTGTTCTCATTTTTGCATCGTTGTTCTTCATTCCTTACTCCTTCAATGGAGGTTGTTTAGGTTTATCACACACAAATCTATTACCCATCAAGTTCAAATTCTAGATTCAAAGTGTTTTAGTTTGATATCTTATCCAGAGCCTACTCGTTATACATTAAGAGTAATAGTGATTGGGTGAAGTTAAAATTTTATACGCGCTTGTTTGAAACTTTAATCCACTGTGTAATTTCGAACTTGACTTGGTCTTAGACTCCTTAGACCCAAAATCGCTTAACCTTGTACACTTAGTTCTACGTCCAAGTTATTTGTACTATTATCTAGGCACATTTGACAATTGACAGGCAAAACAATATTTTAAATATTCATTATCATACTTTAGTAATTTTAAATGTGACCGAATTTTGAGTGTCGCTACACAAGACGCACATGACCTCAAGCATTTTTCTCTCTGCCCTTGTAAGTGCACCTTCTTCTTGTAGTTCTACATCTACATTAGCAATCGTAtagaaattaattaaaatgggaggatgaaaaaaatgattttattgTTTAGAGTGTTAATTTAAAACGGGCTTGCGTTGGGTTGGGTCATGGACTGGTCAGATCCTTTTGGTCAGGATCAAAGTATTATGTGGGTCAATAAATAAAGGTCACATGTTTAATTTAAATTTAGTTAAATGTCATATAATTGTACTGTTAATGGAGAGAGAGTTTTAAACCTGAAATAACATTGGGGACAAATTTGATCCTATAGGTGGAAGGAATGCATTTTTGAGCTATTGTAATACGTTAAGGACATACATCTTCCGtcacataataagtgtcaccttatcCAAAAAACATtgtttcataataagtgtcatcttaagaaaaccaagacataaataGGTTAGTTTTGTTCAactctacccttagacaaaaactaacaagttaaataaCATCTAAATTATGATTAGAAAAGCCACATAATAACTTGATATTGTTGGATTTCCattactacttgtgcatgctctaataaAGAGGaataagtaattttttttattatatgaGGTAATTTaataaacttcacattgcattattgacTTCTTAAGATGTGTGTTTTTGGTTAAGGTgatacttattatgggacggaaggagtatttgATACAATAAGTGGAATAATGAGCAAATTTCCAATAGGTGGAAGGAGACCATTTTTAAATCATTTCTAATATGAAGGTTATTTTTAACCCTTTTTGGTTAAAATTTCAGCTCAAattttaatactccctccgtcccaatttaagtgtcttagtttgattaggcatgaagtttaagaaataaacagaggtttttgaatcttgtggtcctgAATTAAAGATTtatataatgtactaaaatatcctttgaatcctGTAGCtataaacttgtcatgtaggatgtttaaagtgaaacttacataaataaaTACCTTTTATTGGCTTCTAACTAGATATAActataaaatgcaaaattaccAAGTGTAGCTACTTTTCTATAAAAACGCGTGTATTttggtttttttaaaaaatatagagaaatacagtGAACAGTAAACACGCTCCAGTGAAATCAGGAGCTATTTATGGAACAAATTTTTtgaaatacacggaaatacaaaatcagattgagtaaaaataggctatatttttggcacagattcttctttttctttttaaatggtacgttaaattaaatcaatcatatttcacGCATTTCATAACAGctcacgaatctctctcaacttttatcacaatcaaaactttttgaattcaaaaaccagtaaagatctaaaaacttccaactatagaaaaatatacgctggaatacaatgaaatatggttgattgtttaagaaatataaagttgtagtatgcgtatatacaatggaatacaatgaaatatatcagaaactatttcataaattagaaatacaaaatgcaaaaatacattgaaatacagcgaaatacaaaaatCGTGAAAACAAAAGTGGAGAAAAAAGTAGGCTCCACACCAAAAACAACATAAATAGATTTAAATACACCaaaataatacactgaaatatactgaaaaattAGATATACTGTTTGTTGATAcacagaaatacactgaaatatagtgaaacattttatcaaacacttggtgggcgtgatgctccacaactctcatcaatggtgtttctacaacaacaacaacctattcTCTTGCTCCTAGATAATGCTACAATATCATATTGCTATAATCAATACTATTCTTCATCAGTCATAAGATAAACAACACCACATGATTAGCAAACATAAGAAAGATTTTCCTCTTATTTCGGCCTATCCATGGAGATTTAGCAAACGAATTGTTATGGCTGAGCTTCAGCCATTGATTGGAGATCCTCTGCTGCTTTTCTTGTTGCCACTGGTGTATTTTTGCTTGGAGTATCAATATCCGTCATTAAAATTGAGAGTTAGAGCTTGTTGAAGGTACTCTAACAAtagatgaaaatattttttttaaaaatgaatgAGAAGTGAAGGTAAAGACGGTGAGATTTATGAATTGAAGAGAAATACAACAAATAACATAACGAAAATTAGTTACATATAGAGATTGGGTAACtgataaggaagaagaagaaatcgTACTAATTATGGTGAAGAATAATGAGAGTAAAATACGGTTGTGAATTGAAAatgtgagagaaaaatatttgaaaaaaaagaaagagattgTGGATAAGTGGGAGAGAGGTGccttatttttagggaaatacactgcagttacaaaaacaagttatagatggtagtttgataaataattaagctaccaaaaatattttttttttaaaaatagttattactaataaataagtcttCGAGATAGTTATGGGCTATAAATTTTTCATGTTTAAATTATTAACTTactaaacataaaaaaaaaaaattatatagatAAAAAATGAAAGTAAGACACGTGAATTGAGATAGAGACTAGCTTTTAACGGTTAAATATAAATATACACCATATCAAAAGTATCGAGCTTTGATTGAAGTTTTATCATACGCTACATCCTCCATTAAGTCCTCTTCTTACTAAAAACACCAAAAATTGACAAATTTAGCCGGTAGTATTTCTAAAATAGCCCAATTATGCTAGCAATTGCGTCGAAAAGACACTGGCACAGAGCAACTACCCAGTCAAAAGACATCAACTTGCAATTATTGTTACTACCTAAGCTATTGTGGGgccttttcctttttaaataatGTTCGATGATAATGGGGAATATAAAGATGAAGAGGACAAAAGAAAGACTCTGTCTTAAAAAGCTAGTGGAGTCAACACCCTAGCATTTTCATATATTCTCCTCCCTTAGCTTAAAGTCTCTTCAGTGCTAAAGCTTAAACACAGGACTGTCTCTTCAGCGTTAAGAAAAAGAAAGGTGTATTAAGCTTCCAAATTTGGCTTTAGACCATTAATTTTCTTGAGCCGCCCAAATCAATCCTGAAATGGCGAACGTTGCAGTGGAATTTCTGGTGGAGAACTTGATGCAGTTGCTGCGCGACAACGCGGAGCTGATACTTGGAGTTAAGGAGGAAGCAGAGAGTCTGCTATCAGATCTCAATGATTTCAACGCGTTCCTCAAGCAAGCTGACAAATGTCGCAACGAGAACGATGTTCTGAAAGAGCTGGTGAAGAAGATTAGAACAGTCGTTAACTCTGCTGAAGATGCTATTGATAAGTTTGTAATTGAAGCTAAGCTTCATAAAGATAAGGGAGTAAGCAGGTTTGTAGACTTTCCTTATTATTATAAAAGAGTGAGGGACGTAGCTAGTGAGATCAAAGGTATTAGAACTAAAGTCAAAGAGATCCGTCAGAATAATTCATATGGTCTTCAGGCACTTCAAGATGGTGATCAATCTGCCAGAGGTGTCGAAGAAAGAAAGGTGTCACACCACTCTCAACCTTATTTTATGCTTTTTGTTGAAAATTGCTTTTGTTACTGCTGATTTACTAAAATAATTAAGTACTTTAGGCTTTTGAAATTATTCTGCAGATTTTATGCGGATTTTCATTTGTTAAGTTGGCTATTTAAAGCGCTCTATGCTTAATAAAAATATGTATTGACATTTTCAATTAATACTTTCAAACTATTTTTGTTGCaccatctttaaaaaaaaaaaaaaattgg is drawn from Lycium barbarum isolate Lr01 chromosome 8, ASM1917538v2, whole genome shotgun sequence and contains these coding sequences:
- the LOC132608008 gene encoding uncharacterized protein LOC132608008; the encoded protein is MGSMVYHTQIWYQSGGRFPHISLQFLNPIEGFAVEMINFSIACGVFAQFNTIRIADSVEYVTDAVELWRELEDQYDQTNGAKLYEIQKEINDLSQGSLDITIYYTRMKKLWEELSYLTVKTHCSCQCNCGAKENMHKVEQDRGLIQFLMGLNEAFFILIQEEKQREFRPQNRMVLESASLHAKSYSNKSNNNHSGPSTSGTRNFRTNYAGNNYAGNSSGTRPFCDYCKRPGYTRDKCYKLHGYPNNNSHPSSSHRNNSHRNTNPTFQHQNYSQQHNNNQASRYNKGKRIAANVHGMSTDVLSHHREEPRDQEDVSLTMNHANHAPNITKEQYGQLMSLLQQF